From the Clarias gariepinus isolate MV-2021 ecotype Netherlands chromosome 3, CGAR_prim_01v2, whole genome shotgun sequence genome, one window contains:
- the c3h18orf21 gene encoding UPF0711 protein C18orf21 homolog: MEKVDGITREFLTNAALVYRDVCPEQARFLMRKQQIKGLPLSATDLCPFCFQWRQPGEYHVRLKPKCRPTLRIRKLLRREQARKRLSSREIKLLQRFRRASNVLLVTCNTCNKTSRQTGMNRNFLGTLPKNTPVSVSKCRTPQSANKMTPKPNLRDKTPSRTPVSRSSERTVASTSGGKKESAFSRLKKILMIEGVQKSKKGGLKDFLTSL, translated from the exons ATGGAAAAAGTTGACGGTATAACCCGGGAGTTTTTAACGAACGCCGCGCTGGTTTATAGGGATGTGTGTCCAGAGCAGGCGCGTTTCCTTAT GAGGAAGCAGCAGATTAAGG gacTTCCCCTGTCAGCCACAGATCTGTGCCCGTTTTGTTTTCAGTGGCGCCAGCCTGGAGAGTACCACGTGCGATTAAAGCCCAAGTGCAGACCCACGCTGCGGATCAGGAAGCTGCTCAGGAGAGAGCAGGCCCGCAAGAGGCTCAGCTCAAGGGAAATCAAGCTTCTCCAGAGGTTCAGAAGGGCTTCTAATGTTCTG TTGGTTACCTGCAACACTTGTAATAAGACGTCCAGGCAAACTGGGATGAACCGGAATTTTCTGGGGACCTTACCAAAGAACACCCCGGTGAGCGTGTCAAAATGTAGGACTCCTCAGTCTGCTAACAAAATGACACCGAAGCCCAACCTCCGTGACAAAACACCAAGCAGAACACCAGT ATCGAGATCATCTGAACGCACCGTCGCCTCGACGTCAGGCGGCAAGAAAGAATCCGCCTTCTCGCGTCTTAAGAAGATTCTGATGATTGAAGGCGTCCAGAAGAGTAAGAAAGGGGGCCTGAAAGACTTCCTCACTTCTCTTTAA